A part of Paroedura picta isolate Pp20150507F chromosome 7, Ppicta_v3.0, whole genome shotgun sequence genomic DNA contains:
- the NAA50 gene encoding N-alpha-acetyltransferase 50 isoform X1, protein MKGSRIELGDVTPHNIKQLKRLNQVIFPVSYNDKFYKDVLEVGELAKLAYFNDIAVGAVCCRVDHSQNQKRLYIMTLGCLAPYRRLGIGTKMLNHVLNICEKDGTFDNIYLHVQISNESAIDFYRKFGFEIIETKKNYYKRIEPADAHVLQKNLKVSCLGQNTDVQKADN, encoded by the exons ATGAAGGG TAGCCGGATCGAGCTGGGTGACGTGACGCCACACAACATTAAGCAGCTGAAGCGGTTAAACCAGGTCATCTTTCCTGTCAGCTACAATGACAAGTTCTACAAGGATGTGCTAGAAGTCGGCGAGCTGGCCAAGCTGG CCTATTTCAATGACATTGCGGTGGGCGCCGTGTGCTGTAGAGTGGACCACTCTCAGAATCAGAAGAGGCTGTACATCATGACACTTGGATGCCTGGCCCCTTACCGAAGATTGGGAATAG gaacTAAAATGTTGAATCATGTGTTGAACATCTGTGAAAAAGATGGCACTTTTGACAATATCTATCT aCATGTCCAGATTAGCAACGAGTCTGCTATTGACTTCTATAGAAAGTTTGGCTTCGAGATCATCGAGACGAAGAAGAATTACTACAAGAGGATAGAGCCGGCGGACGCCCACGTGCTGCAGAAAAACCTCAAGGTCTCCTGCCTTGGCCAGAACACAGACGTGCAAAAGGCCGACAACTGA
- the NAA50 gene encoding N-alpha-acetyltransferase 50 isoform X2, with protein sequence MKGRIELGDVTPHNIKQLKRLNQVIFPVSYNDKFYKDVLEVGELAKLAYFNDIAVGAVCCRVDHSQNQKRLYIMTLGCLAPYRRLGIGTKMLNHVLNICEKDGTFDNIYLHVQISNESAIDFYRKFGFEIIETKKNYYKRIEPADAHVLQKNLKVSCLGQNTDVQKADN encoded by the exons ATGAAGGG CCGGATCGAGCTGGGTGACGTGACGCCACACAACATTAAGCAGCTGAAGCGGTTAAACCAGGTCATCTTTCCTGTCAGCTACAATGACAAGTTCTACAAGGATGTGCTAGAAGTCGGCGAGCTGGCCAAGCTGG CCTATTTCAATGACATTGCGGTGGGCGCCGTGTGCTGTAGAGTGGACCACTCTCAGAATCAGAAGAGGCTGTACATCATGACACTTGGATGCCTGGCCCCTTACCGAAGATTGGGAATAG gaacTAAAATGTTGAATCATGTGTTGAACATCTGTGAAAAAGATGGCACTTTTGACAATATCTATCT aCATGTCCAGATTAGCAACGAGTCTGCTATTGACTTCTATAGAAAGTTTGGCTTCGAGATCATCGAGACGAAGAAGAATTACTACAAGAGGATAGAGCCGGCGGACGCCCACGTGCTGCAGAAAAACCTCAAGGTCTCCTGCCTTGGCCAGAACACAGACGTGCAAAAGGCCGACAACTGA